One part of the Bdellovibrio sp. KM01 genome encodes these proteins:
- a CDS encoding photosynthetic reaction center cytochrome c subunit family protein, whose product MIFSLLSVLFFVGSITSAESVPKFVKKEENIREEMVTISRELGVTCTECHNVQNFTDNSKKSFKVGKEHMKLTQMLKENGFDGKKGPTATCYMCHRGKLMPEYKEPQSAQAH is encoded by the coding sequence ATGATTTTCAGTCTTCTTTCGGTTCTGTTTTTCGTGGGTTCAATCACGTCGGCAGAGTCCGTACCTAAATTCGTTAAAAAAGAAGAAAATATTCGCGAAGAGATGGTCACTATCTCCCGTGAACTTGGCGTCACTTGCACTGAATGTCATAACGTTCAAAACTTCACTGACAACAGCAAGAAAAGCTTCAAGGTCGGCAAAGAGCACATGAAGCTGACTCAAATGCTGAAAGAAAACGGTTTTGACGGTAAAAAAGGCCCGACAGCCACCTGCTATATGTGCCACCGGGGAAAACTAATGCCGGAATATAAAGAACCCCAGTCCGCTCAGGCACACTAG
- a CDS encoding Mrp/NBP35 family ATP-binding protein: MAAPNPFEKQNAIPGVKHIIAVSSGKGGVGKSTVATNLAMALGRKSKVGLLDADVYGPSIPRMLGSLAQKPNINPETNQLEPINRYGIKLMSIGFLIEEGSAVIWRGPMLFKAMDQFLRDVNWGELDYLVVDLPPGTGDIQLTLAQKVPVAGAVLVSTPQNVALIDVKKAVDMFQRVNVPLLGMVENMAYMVNPVNGEKMQLFPKGEIDSYAAQKGIAKLGEIPFNPSVGLACEAGIPIVEANSNGAEAQAFMAIADKLREMLP, translated from the coding sequence ATGGCAGCACCAAATCCTTTCGAAAAACAAAACGCTATTCCCGGAGTGAAACATATTATCGCAGTGAGCTCGGGCAAGGGTGGAGTTGGTAAGAGTACCGTTGCGACTAATCTTGCAATGGCCTTGGGGCGCAAATCAAAAGTTGGTTTACTTGATGCCGACGTCTATGGTCCGAGCATTCCTCGTATGTTGGGCTCACTTGCTCAAAAACCAAACATCAATCCCGAAACGAACCAACTTGAGCCGATTAACCGTTATGGCATCAAGCTAATGAGCATCGGCTTTTTGATCGAGGAAGGGTCGGCAGTTATCTGGCGTGGTCCGATGTTGTTCAAAGCGATGGATCAGTTCCTGCGCGATGTGAACTGGGGCGAATTGGATTACTTGGTAGTCGACTTGCCTCCAGGCACTGGTGACATCCAACTGACTCTGGCACAAAAAGTTCCAGTGGCCGGCGCCGTTTTAGTATCCACTCCGCAGAACGTTGCGTTGATTGATGTCAAAAAAGCAGTCGATATGTTCCAACGCGTAAATGTCCCTTTGCTAGGTATGGTTGAAAACATGGCCTATATGGTCAACCCGGTGAATGGCGAAAAAATGCAGCTCTTCCCTAAGGGGGAGATCGACTCTTACGCAGCACAAAAAGGTATTGCAAAGCTTGGGGAAATTCCATTTAACCCCTCTGTAGGCTTGGCATGTGAAGCGGGTATTCCGATCGTCGAAGCAAACAGCAACGGCGCAGAGGCACAGGCTTTCATGGCGATCGCTGACAAACTGCGTGAGATGTTGCCGTAG
- a CDS encoding glycine--tRNA ligase: protein MSTPEIRPLTDLATLVSLSKRRGFVFQSSEIYGGLGSCWDYGPLGSLMKLNVKRAWWNAMTRRPDIVGLDAAILMHPTVWKASGHVDGFSDPLVDCKECKTRFRADNTESYLKDKKCPNCGSKNLSEERNFNLMFKTHMGPLEDSASVVYLRPETAQGHFVNFLNCQQSSRYKVPFGIAAIGKSFRNEITPGNFIFRTREFEQMEMQYFVKPGTDEKFFEEWKERRLAFYSKYGIKKENLKVHVHEKLAHYARAAVDVEYKFPMGFSELEGIHNRSDFDLTQHMKFSGKNLEYFDEANKEKFIPFVIETAVGCDRLFLAFMCDAYREEVTKDEAGKEDVRVVMGLHPEIAPFKVAILPLSKKEELTSIADKLRDQLAEDFDVTYDEAASIGKRYRRQDEIGTPFCVTIDFDTINDQAVTVRHRDTMVQERIPMSQLNAYVAGKIKNF, encoded by the coding sequence ATGAGCACTCCTGAAATCAGACCACTTACAGATTTAGCAACCTTGGTCAGCCTTAGCAAACGTCGTGGATTTGTCTTCCAATCATCCGAGATCTACGGTGGTCTTGGCAGCTGCTGGGACTATGGTCCTTTGGGCTCTTTGATGAAATTAAACGTTAAACGCGCATGGTGGAATGCCATGACTCGCAGACCTGATATCGTGGGTCTGGATGCGGCTATTCTGATGCATCCAACTGTTTGGAAAGCGTCTGGTCACGTGGATGGATTCTCGGATCCATTGGTGGACTGTAAAGAGTGTAAAACACGTTTCCGCGCTGACAACACAGAGTCTTACCTTAAAGATAAAAAGTGCCCGAACTGCGGTAGTAAAAACTTGTCTGAAGAGCGTAACTTCAACTTGATGTTCAAAACTCACATGGGTCCTTTGGAGGATTCTGCGAGTGTGGTTTACTTGCGTCCTGAAACAGCTCAAGGTCACTTTGTGAATTTCTTGAACTGCCAACAATCTTCCCGTTACAAAGTGCCATTTGGTATCGCAGCGATCGGTAAGTCTTTCCGTAACGAAATCACTCCAGGAAACTTCATTTTCCGTACGCGTGAATTCGAACAAATGGAAATGCAATATTTCGTAAAACCCGGAACTGACGAAAAATTCTTTGAAGAATGGAAAGAGCGTCGTTTGGCGTTCTATTCCAAATACGGAATCAAAAAAGAAAACTTGAAAGTTCATGTTCACGAAAAGCTTGCGCACTATGCACGCGCGGCGGTTGACGTGGAATACAAATTCCCAATGGGTTTTTCGGAACTTGAAGGTATTCATAACCGTTCTGACTTTGACTTGACTCAACATATGAAGTTCTCTGGTAAAAACCTTGAGTACTTCGACGAAGCGAACAAAGAAAAATTCATCCCATTCGTTATTGAAACAGCTGTGGGTTGTGATCGCTTGTTCCTGGCATTCATGTGTGATGCTTACCGTGAAGAAGTGACGAAAGACGAAGCGGGTAAAGAAGACGTGCGCGTGGTGATGGGGCTTCACCCAGAAATCGCTCCGTTTAAAGTGGCGATCTTGCCATTGTCTAAAAAAGAAGAGCTGACTTCGATTGCGGATAAACTTCGTGATCAATTGGCTGAAGACTTTGATGTGACATACGACGAAGCGGCTTCCATCGGTAAACGCTACCGTCGTCAAGACGAGATCGGAACTCCGTTCTGCGTAACTATCGACTTTGATACAATCAATGACCAAGCGGTAACAGTTCGTCACCGCGATACAATGGTTCAAGAACGTATCCCAATGTCACAATTGAACGCGTACGTGGCTGGAAAAATCAAAAATTTCTAA